From Methylobacterium radiodurans, a single genomic window includes:
- a CDS encoding oligosaccharide flippase family protein — protein sequence MRPGTRRAPGTAPGPGSRLRTGATLLSGNMADMLFPLLRNIALAHTLPKEQYGVALSLSVVAAFAELATDIGIQYSAVRGHDEADPEAVYGTLHALALIRSTLIALVLLASAPLVVWALDVPDALWAFLLLPLAPFLRGFQNLGVKELTRTYEFWPDAATTAAAQAAWTVIAVGIALVSRDYACMLFGIVGGAAVSVLVSHLLARRRWRLAWDRPVAREAERFGRPLIPNGLANAFSIMGDRLLVGSLLGVSTLGLYGNAMGVALMPRGQLLKFLTSLYLPALVAAGKAHGQSPGPSAGRPDPRSLLLDRWAAWLSVASFTYGLGLLALGVPVIGFVFGAAYRPSQGLVSAIAVDVCIKSLLAFPVAPCLAGGQTGFLLRGSIAGAGAVLLAALSVPLHGTLEGFVAALAAAEGLVLAWIVRRSLRLHPFTPALAWFLVLFPIGVTAGLGAVAATWPMPLADWVALCVVCGLAGLGAYGFALRSHGVGLRDMVRMGEPAGALG from the coding sequence ATGAGGCCAGGCACGCGGCGGGCGCCGGGGACGGCTCCGGGACCGGGCTCGCGCCTGCGCACGGGCGCGACGCTGCTGTCGGGCAACATGGCCGACATGCTGTTCCCGCTCCTGCGCAACATCGCGCTGGCGCACACCCTGCCGAAGGAGCAGTACGGCGTCGCCCTCTCGCTCTCGGTGGTGGCCGCCTTCGCCGAACTCGCCACCGACATCGGCATCCAGTACTCGGCCGTGCGCGGGCACGACGAGGCCGATCCGGAGGCGGTCTACGGCACGCTGCACGCGCTGGCGCTGATCCGCTCGACCCTGATCGCCCTGGTGCTGCTCGCCTCGGCCCCGCTCGTGGTGTGGGCGCTCGACGTGCCGGACGCGCTCTGGGCCTTCCTCCTCCTGCCGCTCGCGCCCTTCCTGCGCGGCTTCCAGAACCTCGGGGTCAAGGAACTCACCCGCACCTACGAGTTCTGGCCCGACGCCGCCACGACCGCCGCCGCGCAGGCCGCCTGGACCGTGATCGCCGTCGGCATCGCCCTGGTGAGCCGCGACTACGCCTGCATGCTGTTCGGCATCGTCGGGGGCGCGGCGGTCTCGGTCCTCGTCTCCCACCTCCTGGCCCGGCGCCGCTGGCGCCTTGCCTGGGACCGGCCGGTCGCCCGCGAGGCCGAGCGCTTCGGCCGTCCGCTGATCCCCAACGGGCTCGCAAACGCCTTCAGCATCATGGGCGACCGGCTGCTCGTCGGCAGCCTGCTCGGGGTCTCGACGCTGGGCCTCTACGGCAACGCCATGGGCGTCGCGCTGATGCCCCGCGGCCAGCTCCTCAAGTTCCTGACGAGCCTCTACCTCCCGGCGCTCGTGGCCGCCGGCAAGGCACACGGCCAGTCCCCGGGCCCGTCGGCAGGCAGGCCCGATCCCCGGAGCCTCCTCCTCGACCGCTGGGCGGCGTGGCTGTCGGTGGCCTCCTTCACCTACGGGCTCGGGCTGCTGGCGCTCGGCGTGCCGGTGATCGGCTTCGTGTTCGGCGCGGCCTACCGGCCGTCCCAGGGGCTGGTGAGCGCGATCGCGGTCGATGTCTGCATCAAGTCGCTGCTGGCCTTCCCGGTCGCGCCCTGCCTCGCGGGCGGCCAGACCGGCTTCCTGCTCCGGGGCTCGATCGCCGGGGCGGGCGCGGTGCTGCTCGCCGCGCTCAGCGTGCCGCTGCACGGCACGCTCGAAGGCTTCGTCGCGGCGCTCGCGGCGGCCGAGGGGCTGGTGCTCGCCTGGATCGTCCGGCGCAGCCTGCGCCTCCACCCGTTCACGCCCGCGCTCGCCTGGTTCCTGGTCCTGTTCCCGATCGGGGTCACCGCGGGCCTCGGCGCGGTGGCGGCGACCTGGCCGATGCCCCTGGCCGACTGGGTCGCGCTCTGCGTCGTCTGCGGGCTGGCGGGGCTCGGCGCCTACGGATTCGCGCTGCGCAGCCACGGCGTCGGCCTCCGCGACATGGTGCGGATGGGCGAGCCCGCGGGCGCGCTCGGATGA
- a CDS encoding glycosyltransferase family 2 protein, whose amino-acid sequence MDLTGQEPRISVVMPHLDDLANLDACLAHLAAQRMPPERYEVIVADNGSRAGLAAVEAVAAGRARVVAAPERGAGPARNAGVAAARGAILAFIDSDCRPSPDWLVAGEAALAADGAAWSDRAGSDVVGGAVRVIAADAAAPSAVEAYELVFAFRNDLYVRRKGFTVTANMFVSRAVFAAVGPFANGVSEDVEWCHRARALGFRLGYAPACIVAHPARRSWDELARKWRRTTREAHALAPVGLLGALRWLARAWLVLLSALPQSWRILRSSDLPARRTRLGAVMVLLRIRGFRFAEAHRLAFGLSQEVVR is encoded by the coding sequence ATGGACCTCACCGGGCAGGAGCCCCGCATCTCGGTCGTGATGCCGCATCTCGACGACCTCGCCAACCTCGACGCCTGCCTCGCGCATCTGGCCGCCCAGCGGATGCCGCCGGAGCGCTACGAGGTGATCGTCGCCGACAACGGCTCGCGCGCCGGCCTCGCGGCGGTCGAGGCGGTGGCGGCCGGGCGCGCCCGCGTCGTCGCTGCGCCGGAGCGGGGGGCGGGCCCGGCCCGCAACGCCGGCGTCGCCGCCGCGCGCGGCGCGATCCTCGCCTTCATCGACAGCGATTGCCGGCCGAGCCCCGACTGGCTCGTCGCGGGCGAGGCGGCGCTGGCCGCGGACGGCGCGGCGTGGAGCGATCGGGCCGGCAGCGACGTGGTGGGCGGCGCCGTCCGGGTGATCGCGGCGGACGCGGCCGCGCCGAGCGCGGTCGAGGCCTACGAGCTGGTCTTCGCCTTCCGCAACGACCTCTACGTCCGCCGGAAAGGGTTCACCGTCACCGCCAACATGTTCGTCTCCCGCGCGGTCTTCGCCGCGGTCGGGCCCTTCGCCAACGGGGTCTCGGAGGACGTCGAGTGGTGCCACCGGGCGCGCGCCCTCGGCTTCCGCCTAGGCTACGCCCCCGCCTGCATCGTCGCCCACCCGGCCCGGCGGAGCTGGGACGAGCTCGCCCGGAAATGGCGGCGCACCACCCGCGAGGCGCACGCGCTCGCCCCGGTCGGCCTCCTCGGGGCCCTGCGCTGGCTCGCCCGCGCCTGGCTCGTGCTGCTCTCGGCCCTGCCGCAATCCTGGCGGATCCTGAGGTCCTCCGATCTGCCGGCCCGCCGGACGCGCCTGGGCGCCGTGATGGTGCTCCTGCGCATCCGCGGCTTCCGCTTCGCGGAGGCCCACCGCCTCGCCTTTGGGCTCAGCCAAGAGGTCGTTCGATGA